GACACCCGGGCGAAGGCGAGCACGAGCCCGGCGAGCATGGCCAGCGCGACGGCCAGCACGGCCGCGAGAGCCGTTCCACCGAGGCCGCCGAGCAGGTAGCGCCACATCGGCCAGGAGCCGTAGGGCGCCCAGCGTGCGGCCGCGAGCTCCCCGTTGATCGCGAACTGCCGCACGGCCAGCGCGACCAGCACCAGCCCGGCGAGGACGGCAACCACGGTGACGGTGCGGATCCGCCGCCGGGCCCGCGGGCCGGGACTGTCGAAGAGCGGGGATGTCATGACGGGCCTGCCTGGGTGAGCACGAGTGACCGGGCCCGCAGGTGTGGGCGGGACCCGTTCCGACGGGCATGTCGTGACCGGCCGCCGGGCAAGCGGTTGACGGCGGCGTGCCGGACCGCGGAGTGACTTGCGGGCGGTGGTGGCAGCGCTTGCCGCAGGGCACGCCGGCTGACCCGGTCGTACGCTTCCACGACGGGGCGTGAGCCGGCCGGGGTCATCGGGGGATCGCCAGCTTTCGTTCCGTCAGTGCGGTTCCCGCGGAGATCATCAGCGCCAGCACGGCGTAACAGACCCCAGCCCCGATGTAGACCGGCAGCGGTTCCGCCAGGACGAGGTTGATCCGGTTCGCCGCCTCGGTCAGTTCGACCACCCCCACCGCGGCGGCGAGGGCGGTGTTCATCAACAGCTGGATGGTGACGTTGCCGAGCGGCTGCACGATCGCGCGCAGCGCCTGCGGCAGGACCACCGCCGCCAGTGACTGTCCGAAACCGAGCCCGAGCGCGCGGGCCGCCTCGGTCTGTCCCGCTCCCACCGCGTTCACGCCTGCCCGCA
The sequence above is a segment of the Amycolatopsis viridis genome. Coding sequences within it:
- a CDS encoding amino acid ABC transporter permease gives rise to the protein MNGWGDHLGTFAEGALNTVLLTVFSFAGAVTVAVVITAFRICPVRPLRAFGTAYVELFQNIPLAVWLVLFVFGLPAVGISFGLFTTAAAATALYMASYYAETLRAGVNAVGAGQTEAARALGLGFGQSLAAVVLPQALRAIVQPLGNVTIQLLMNTALAAAVGVVELTEAANRINLVLAEPLPVYIGAGVCYAVLALMISAGTALTERKLAIPR